In Croceicoccus sp. Ery15, a genomic segment contains:
- a CDS encoding alpha-D-glucose phosphate-specific phosphoglucomutase: protein MNVLTMPARPYDDQRPGTSGLRKPVAIFRQPHYLENYLQAIFETVGGGANRTLVIGGDGRFFNREAIQTASRMAAANGYKHLVVGRAGLLSTPAASHLIRKRGASGGLIFSASHNPGGPEGDFGIKYNSANGGPASETLSRAIYARSKRIVAYRLVDEPDIDIDRLGKVSLGETEVEVVDPVSDYAELMETLFDFERLAELLTSTSFKMRFDAMHAITGPYARAILEERLGAPVGTVINGKPLPDFGGAKPDPNLGRSRNLVDFMFGQDAVNFAAASDGDGDRNMILGRKMFVTPSDSLAVLAANAHVVPGYSGGLAGVARSMPTSRALDRVAQELGVPCFETPTGWKFFGNLLDAGRITLCGEESFGAGSDHVREKDGLWAVLFWLTIIAVRGMPVHRIIKDHWDRYGRHFYARHDYEAVDAAAANSLMDALRDQVGDMAGKRLAGSIVSTADDFSYTDPVDRSVAERQGIRVLLEDGSRIVYRLSGTGTGGATLRIYLERYEARAWLHDKDARKVLNDLSFAAGSLAEIPARLGRERPSLVT from the coding sequence ATGAACGTCCTGACCATGCCCGCGCGCCCCTACGATGATCAACGTCCAGGCACTTCGGGGCTCCGAAAACCGGTGGCTATATTCAGGCAGCCGCATTATCTCGAGAACTACCTGCAGGCGATTTTTGAGACGGTCGGCGGAGGCGCGAACCGGACGCTTGTCATCGGCGGAGACGGCCGCTTCTTCAATCGCGAGGCTATCCAGACAGCCAGCAGGATGGCGGCCGCGAATGGCTACAAGCATCTCGTCGTTGGCCGAGCAGGCCTGCTGTCCACGCCGGCAGCTTCCCATCTTATCCGAAAGCGCGGTGCAAGTGGCGGTTTGATCTTCTCGGCCAGCCATAATCCCGGTGGACCCGAAGGTGATTTCGGGATCAAATACAACTCCGCGAACGGAGGGCCTGCCTCGGAAACTCTGTCGCGGGCCATCTACGCGCGTAGCAAACGGATAGTCGCCTATCGCTTGGTGGACGAGCCCGACATCGACATCGATCGATTGGGTAAGGTCTCGCTTGGCGAGACCGAGGTCGAGGTGGTGGATCCGGTGTCGGACTACGCGGAACTTATGGAGACGCTGTTCGATTTCGAGCGCCTCGCCGAATTGCTGACGAGCACCAGTTTCAAAATGCGGTTCGACGCGATGCACGCGATCACCGGACCTTATGCGCGAGCAATCCTCGAGGAGCGCCTCGGGGCGCCGGTCGGAACCGTCATCAATGGAAAGCCCTTGCCGGATTTTGGCGGGGCGAAACCGGACCCAAATCTTGGGCGGAGCCGGAACCTGGTCGACTTCATGTTCGGGCAGGACGCCGTGAATTTTGCTGCCGCCTCGGATGGCGACGGGGATCGCAACATGATCCTGGGTCGCAAAATGTTCGTGACGCCAAGCGACAGTCTCGCCGTGCTAGCGGCAAATGCGCATGTCGTCCCGGGCTACAGCGGCGGTCTCGCCGGCGTCGCGCGCTCCATGCCGACGAGCCGCGCGCTCGACCGTGTCGCGCAAGAGCTCGGCGTTCCCTGTTTCGAAACGCCGACCGGGTGGAAGTTTTTCGGCAATCTGCTCGACGCCGGCAGGATCACGCTGTGCGGCGAAGAAAGTTTCGGGGCCGGGTCCGACCATGTCCGGGAAAAGGATGGCCTGTGGGCGGTGTTGTTCTGGCTCACGATCATCGCCGTTCGCGGCATGCCTGTACACCGCATCATTAAGGATCATTGGGATCGCTACGGGCGTCATTTCTATGCGCGGCACGACTATGAAGCTGTGGACGCCGCCGCGGCGAACTCGCTGATGGACGCCTTGCGCGATCAGGTCGGCGACATGGCTGGCAAGCGGCTCGCCGGGTCGATAGTCAGCACGGCCGACGATTTCAGCTATACCGATCCGGTCGACCGCAGCGTGGCCGAACGCCAGGGCATCAGGGTCCTGCTCGAAGACGGCTCTCGCATCGTCTACCGCCTCTCCGGCACGGGAACGGGGGGTGCGACATTGCGGATTTATCTGGAGCGGTATGAGGCCCGTGCGTGGTTGCACGATAAAGACGCCCGAAAAGTACTGAACGACCTTTCGTTTGCCGCAGGCAGTCTGGCCGAAATTCCGGCACGCCTCGGGCGCGAACGTCCATCGCTTGTAACATGA
- the edd gene encoding phosphogluconate dehydratase: MNPVVEAVTARIANRSKRRRDAYLAFIDRQRDAGPRRSALSCSNLAHAFAASGEDKQTIAGAHAINIGVVTAYNDMLSAHAPYYRYPEQIKIFAREVGATAQIAGGAPAMCDGVTQGQDGMELSLFSRDTIALATAVGLSHAMFEGALLLGICDKIVPGLLIGMLRFGHLPAILVPAGPMPSGLPNREKARIRQLFAEGKIGHDKLLEAESASYHAPGTCTFYGTANSNQMMMEVMGLHVPGAAFVNPGTKLRQQLTRAAVHRITEIGSEGQDYRPLAHCIDEKAIVNAAVGLLATGGSTNHTIHLPAIARAAGLEIDWSDFEELGTVVPLLARIYPNGGGDVNDFQAAGGMAFVIRELLEAGLLHQDVLTVWKNDLGAYAKQPALDGDELVWRSGATISRDESILRTAQAPFSLDGGIRLLTGNLGRCVMKTSAVAPERWTIEAPARIFPDQDDVLRAFEAGEIDRDMVIVVRFQGPRANGMPELHKLMPPLGVLQDRGLSIGLVTDGRMSGASGKVPAAIHVWPEAHAGGPLARLRDGDVVRLSADNGVVEALVSEKDWNDREPALPPRDEQGLGRELFAMMRQHADEAEKGASAMLALAGL, translated from the coding sequence ATGAACCCTGTCGTCGAAGCCGTTACTGCCCGTATTGCCAACCGTTCGAAGCGGCGACGCGACGCCTATCTCGCCTTCATTGACCGTCAGCGGGATGCCGGCCCGCGACGAAGCGCGCTTTCTTGCAGCAATCTGGCGCACGCATTTGCCGCTTCGGGCGAGGACAAGCAGACCATCGCGGGCGCCCATGCGATCAACATCGGAGTGGTCACCGCCTATAACGATATGCTCTCCGCGCATGCGCCCTATTATCGCTATCCCGAACAAATCAAGATTTTTGCCCGCGAGGTCGGCGCGACAGCGCAGATCGCGGGCGGCGCACCGGCGATGTGCGACGGCGTCACCCAGGGCCAGGACGGCATGGAGCTCTCGCTGTTCAGCCGCGATACAATCGCGCTCGCCACCGCGGTAGGGCTCAGTCACGCGATGTTCGAAGGTGCGCTCCTCCTCGGCATTTGCGACAAGATCGTGCCTGGCTTGTTGATCGGCATGCTCCGTTTCGGACATCTGCCTGCGATCCTCGTGCCCGCCGGGCCGATGCCGTCAGGGCTCCCAAACCGGGAAAAGGCGCGCATCCGCCAGCTCTTCGCCGAAGGAAAGATCGGGCATGACAAGCTGCTCGAAGCCGAGAGCGCCTCCTATCATGCCCCTGGCACCTGCACATTTTACGGCACCGCCAATTCCAACCAGATGATGATGGAGGTGATGGGCCTCCACGTGCCGGGCGCTGCGTTTGTCAATCCCGGCACGAAGCTGCGGCAGCAACTTACGCGCGCTGCCGTCCACAGGATTACCGAGATCGGATCTGAGGGCCAAGATTACCGTCCGCTAGCGCATTGCATCGACGAAAAGGCGATCGTCAATGCTGCCGTGGGCCTGCTCGCAACCGGCGGCTCGACCAACCACACCATTCATCTGCCGGCCATCGCCCGCGCGGCGGGCCTGGAGATCGACTGGAGCGATTTTGAGGAGTTGGGCACGGTCGTTCCGCTCTTGGCGCGGATTTATCCGAATGGCGGTGGCGATGTGAACGACTTCCAAGCGGCAGGCGGAATGGCCTTTGTCATCCGCGAACTCCTCGAGGCAGGTTTGCTTCACCAAGATGTCCTGACCGTCTGGAAGAACGATCTCGGTGCCTATGCAAAGCAGCCGGCATTAGATGGTGATGAACTTGTATGGCGCAGCGGTGCAACAATAAGCCGCGACGAAAGCATTTTGAGAACCGCTCAGGCACCGTTTTCGCTCGATGGCGGGATAAGGCTCCTCACCGGCAATCTCGGTCGCTGTGTCATGAAGACGAGCGCGGTTGCCCCCGAACGCTGGACAATCGAGGCGCCGGCGCGGATTTTTCCGGACCAGGATGACGTGCTACGCGCATTCGAGGCGGGGGAGATCGACCGCGACATGGTGATCGTCGTGCGCTTTCAGGGGCCGCGCGCGAACGGGATGCCCGAACTGCATAAGCTCATGCCACCTCTGGGCGTCCTTCAGGACCGCGGACTCAGCATCGGGCTTGTCACGGACGGCCGTATGTCAGGGGCTTCGGGCAAGGTGCCCGCGGCGATCCATGTCTGGCCCGAAGCGCATGCTGGTGGTCCGCTCGCGCGCTTGCGCGACGGCGACGTGGTGCGGCTGTCTGCGGATAACGGCGTGGTCGAAGCCCTGGTGAGCGAGAAAGACTGGAACGACCGCGAACCCGCCCTGCCGCCGCGGGACGAGCAAGGGCTGGGCCGTGAGCTCTTTGCGATGATGCGCCAGCACGCCGACGAGGCCGAAAAAGGCGCGTCAGCAATGCTGGCACTGGCGGGGCTTTAG
- a CDS encoding Bax inhibitor-1/YccA family protein: MEDHRSATSFDRASTPQSVPSGTFDAGLRSYMLGVYNYMTSGLLLTGIVGLWVANTASIREIFFSATGAPTVLGWIAIFAPLAIVFALGFGINRFSERTAKTLFWSYAALMGVSLSTVFLAYTGVSIARTFFAAASAFGGLSLWGYTTKKDLSAWGAFLIMGVVGLLVALVVNMFLQSSTMDLIVSGLGVLIFAGLTAYDTQKIRNIYFQVGQTEFRGKAIVLGALTLYLDFINLFLFLLRLMGERR; encoded by the coding sequence ATGGAAGACCACCGATCCGCGACAAGCTTTGATCGCGCCTCTACCCCTCAATCGGTTCCCTCGGGGACGTTTGACGCGGGGCTGCGATCATACATGCTCGGCGTCTATAATTACATGACGAGCGGATTGCTTCTTACCGGTATCGTCGGACTTTGGGTCGCGAATACCGCCAGCATTCGCGAGATCTTCTTTTCCGCTACCGGCGCGCCAACGGTGCTGGGCTGGATCGCCATCTTTGCACCCCTGGCCATTGTCTTTGCCTTGGGATTTGGGATCAATCGTTTCTCGGAAAGGACCGCGAAAACGCTGTTCTGGAGCTATGCGGCACTCATGGGCGTGTCGCTATCGACCGTATTCCTCGCCTATACCGGGGTGAGCATCGCCCGGACCTTTTTCGCCGCCGCCTCTGCCTTTGGCGGCCTGAGCCTGTGGGGATATACAACCAAGAAAGATCTATCGGCCTGGGGCGCCTTTTTGATCATGGGGGTTGTCGGCCTGCTCGTTGCCCTGGTCGTCAATATGTTCCTCCAATCCTCGACAATGGACCTGATTGTCAGCGGTCTGGGCGTGCTTATCTTCGCGGGCCTGACTGCCTATGACACGCAGAAGATCAGAAACATCTATTTCCAGGTCGGGCAGACCGAGTTTCGCGGCAAGGCCATCGTACTGGGCGCCCTGACGCTCTATCTCGATTTCATCAATCTGTTCCTGTTCCTGCTTCGCCTGATGGGAGAGCGCCGCTGA
- a CDS encoding DUF2933 domain-containing protein codes for MIVFLLAAGFLLLFEHQAHIPGDYYLLGLILAFCVGIHLFMHGGHGGHGGHGQADTPPSGHHGAHDQTTDSASKKTASRYAANDRPGNERGVR; via the coding sequence GTGATCGTGTTTCTTCTCGCCGCCGGGTTTCTGCTGCTGTTCGAGCATCAGGCCCATATCCCCGGCGACTATTATCTGCTCGGATTGATCCTGGCGTTTTGCGTGGGCATCCACCTCTTCATGCACGGTGGGCATGGCGGACACGGCGGGCATGGCCAGGCCGATACACCACCTTCCGGGCACCATGGCGCACATGACCAGACAACCGATAGCGCGTCCAAGAAAACTGCCTCCCGCTATGCGGCTAATGACCGGCCGGGCAACGAAAGAGGAGTGCGCTGA
- a CDS encoding cyclopropane-fatty-acyl-phospholipid synthase family protein, with protein MTQRQRGKSARHELGLRALKPALRAVVKAGRLTVIGAHATRLVIDSGAPGPSVAIKLHSAALPFKLLSRPSLALGEAYMDGSLTVEGGSIRDLLAIVTSGLDGLDELPIERLRAPLARIATRLTGNRRRKAARNVARHYDLSNEFYALFLDEDWQYSCAYFCEGCSSLEDAQAAKRSHIGQKLMVGEGMSVLDIGCGWGGLAIELAKQGAAEVLGISLSQEQLTLARQRAEEAGFAEEARFDFCDYRDLQGEFDRIVSVGMFEHVGPASYGSFFRAIEEHLAPDGVAVVHSIGRMAPPGGKDPWVDKYIFPGGYIPSLSETLSVVERMGLWVTDIEILRLHYAETLAHWYERFQSRREKALELFDERFCRMWEYYLAACEMMFRNGNLMVFQLQLAHKRDAVPLTREYLYAPRDQSAVPRDAGGNHLRCSCSARSRLLGTSNSEGVPPMRYDGSSTS; from the coding sequence ATGACCCAGAGACAACGAGGAAAATCAGCGCGTCACGAACTTGGTTTGCGTGCATTGAAGCCGGCCTTGCGCGCCGTCGTGAAGGCTGGTCGACTTACAGTCATCGGTGCTCACGCGACGCGACTGGTCATCGATTCGGGTGCACCAGGGCCCTCGGTTGCGATCAAGCTTCATAGCGCTGCGCTGCCGTTCAAGCTTCTCTCGCGCCCCTCGCTTGCGCTCGGCGAGGCCTATATGGATGGGTCCCTCACTGTGGAGGGCGGATCCATTCGCGATCTCCTTGCAATTGTTACTTCCGGGCTCGACGGACTTGATGAATTGCCGATCGAACGCCTCCGCGCACCGCTCGCGCGCATAGCCACCCGTCTCACAGGCAACCGGCGCCGTAAAGCGGCCAGAAACGTCGCGCGTCATTACGACCTTTCGAACGAGTTCTATGCACTCTTCCTCGACGAAGACTGGCAATACTCGTGTGCCTATTTTTGCGAAGGTTGTTCCTCGCTAGAGGACGCTCAAGCCGCAAAGCGCTCCCATATTGGTCAAAAGCTGATGGTAGGTGAAGGCATGAGCGTCCTTGACATTGGCTGTGGCTGGGGCGGCCTCGCGATCGAATTGGCAAAGCAGGGCGCGGCCGAAGTGTTAGGCATCAGCCTTTCGCAAGAGCAACTGACGCTGGCGCGCCAGCGCGCCGAGGAGGCTGGGTTTGCAGAAGAGGCGCGGTTCGATTTCTGCGACTACCGCGACCTTCAGGGTGAATTCGATCGTATTGTCTCGGTAGGCATGTTCGAACATGTCGGTCCCGCCAGCTACGGGTCCTTTTTCAGAGCCATCGAAGAGCATCTTGCTCCGGACGGGGTCGCCGTCGTCCACTCGATCGGGAGAATGGCTCCCCCGGGCGGAAAGGATCCCTGGGTCGACAAGTACATCTTTCCCGGCGGCTACATCCCGTCGCTGTCAGAGACCCTGTCCGTCGTCGAGCGCATGGGCCTGTGGGTTACCGATATCGAGATCCTGAGGCTGCACTATGCGGAAACGCTGGCGCATTGGTACGAGCGCTTTCAATCGCGCCGCGAAAAGGCGCTCGAACTCTTCGACGAGCGCTTCTGCCGGATGTGGGAGTATTATCTCGCCGCCTGCGAAATGATGTTTCGCAATGGCAATCTTATGGTTTTCCAGCTCCAGCTTGCGCACAAGCGGGACGCGGTCCCGCTGACGCGTGAATATCTCTACGCCCCACGCGATCAAAGCGCCGTGCCGCGCGATGCAGGCGGGAACCATTTGCGCTGCAGCTGCTCAGCTCGCTCGCGTTTGCTTGGGACGTCGAACTCCGAAGGGGTTCCACCGATGCGCTACGATGGTTCGTCGACCAGCTGA
- a CDS encoding isoprenylcysteine carboxylmethyltransferase family protein, whose translation MTMHDSAYGLWILVAFNSAIFILFAFSFFKPKSGRDWRSFGAFSAFLVALFTEMYGFPLTIYFLSGWLQSNYPSVDWFAHDSGHLLEMLFGWRGNPHFGPFHLLSFGLIGGGFILLSAAWRVLYQAQKGGALATEGPYARIRHPQYVGFVLIMLGFLVQWPTILTLAMFPILLLMYWRLSLREEREALAEFGERYRQYAARVPRFFPKFRTLVSAKPGR comes from the coding sequence CTGACGATGCACGATTCCGCATACGGACTTTGGATATTGGTCGCCTTCAACTCGGCGATCTTCATTCTTTTTGCGTTCAGCTTTTTCAAGCCGAAATCGGGCCGCGATTGGCGCTCCTTTGGGGCGTTCAGCGCCTTTCTCGTGGCGCTTTTCACCGAGATGTACGGCTTCCCGCTTACCATCTACTTCCTGTCCGGATGGCTGCAGAGCAATTATCCGTCGGTTGACTGGTTCGCGCACGATTCCGGTCATTTGCTCGAAATGCTGTTTGGCTGGCGCGGCAATCCGCATTTCGGTCCGTTCCACCTCCTCAGTTTTGGATTGATCGGAGGTGGTTTCATCCTTTTGTCGGCCGCGTGGCGCGTGCTCTATCAGGCACAGAAGGGGGGGGCACTTGCAACCGAAGGACCTTATGCTCGCATCCGCCACCCGCAATATGTCGGTTTCGTCCTCATCATGCTGGGCTTTCTGGTTCAGTGGCCGACCATACTTACGCTGGCCATGTTCCCGATCCTCCTCCTCATGTACTGGCGGCTGTCGCTGCGGGAGGAGCGAGAGGCACTCGCCGAGTTCGGCGAACGCTATCGTCAGTACGCAGCACGCGTTCCCCGGTTTTTCCCGAAGTTTCGCACGCTCGTCTCCGCCAAGCCAGGGAGGTGA
- a CDS encoding YHS domain-containing protein: MQVTDPVCQRSIPLETVEAHREFLGWSYFFCSAQCVRRFDQRPEKYIDRQQGGPPAHIAQP, encoded by the coding sequence ATGCAGGTGACCGATCCAGTATGCCAGCGTAGCATTCCGCTAGAGACCGTCGAGGCCCACCGCGAATTTTTGGGATGGTCTTATTTCTTCTGCTCGGCTCAGTGCGTGCGGCGCTTCGATCAGCGCCCCGAGAAATACATTGATCGGCAGCAAGGCGGGCCGCCGGCGCACATTGCGCAGCCCTGA
- a CDS encoding universal stress protein: MSTNTRSRASTVLRSPVGDERTRFSSQAPQILACLDEDMNRLEVTRHARAIAKALDLQLGFAQIVETAPHGVLPADPIEWNLRFTECRDGIGELIGEASETVSDVLPVVLPGTAHERLIDWAEGHRGSVLVLARHSGRGPHSGLGTTADRLLKSGAASMLLLPSGRERKCSAEYRRLLVPLDGSPNSESVLPVVTRLAQSLEAQVILAHIVSPTAELPSLETQAGSNRSNTSARARNYLETWKLRLLRQGIDATVYFGTDSETCERLNLIASRLEIDLVVVASHGQTNLASAPYGSVAGALAKSAPCPTFIVQPDLRIPLAKPGRSGFMFEALAAETEFAS; this comes from the coding sequence ATGTCGACGAATACCCGATCACGTGCCAGCACGGTGCTGAGGTCGCCGGTTGGAGACGAACGCACCCGCTTTTCTAGCCAAGCGCCGCAAATTCTTGCTTGTCTGGACGAAGACATGAACCGCCTCGAAGTGACACGGCACGCGCGCGCAATCGCGAAAGCTCTCGACCTGCAGCTTGGCTTTGCCCAGATCGTTGAAACGGCCCCGCATGGGGTTCTTCCTGCCGACCCGATCGAGTGGAACCTGCGCTTCACCGAATGCCGCGACGGCATAGGCGAGCTTATTGGGGAGGCAAGCGAGACGGTCTCGGATGTGCTGCCCGTTGTTCTCCCGGGGACCGCCCATGAACGGCTGATAGACTGGGCGGAGGGTCATCGCGGGTCGGTCCTCGTCCTCGCGCGGCATAGCGGGCGAGGTCCACATTCAGGCCTGGGCACCACCGCCGACCGGCTGCTGAAAAGCGGCGCAGCATCCATGCTTCTACTTCCTTCGGGACGCGAAAGGAAATGTTCGGCCGAGTACCGCAGACTTCTGGTGCCGCTTGATGGATCGCCCAATTCCGAGAGCGTGCTGCCGGTTGTCACAAGGCTTGCCCAGTCGCTAGAAGCGCAAGTGATCCTGGCGCACATTGTTTCTCCAACCGCCGAGTTGCCCTCACTCGAAACACAGGCCGGTTCCAATAGGAGCAATACCTCCGCGCGCGCCCGCAACTATCTCGAAACATGGAAGTTGAGGCTCCTGCGGCAAGGCATCGACGCTACCGTGTATTTCGGAACCGACAGCGAAACGTGCGAGCGGCTCAATCTGATCGCATCCCGCCTCGAAATCGACCTTGTTGTGGTCGCTTCCCATGGCCAGACCAACCTTGCCAGCGCGCCCTACGGAAGTGTCGCCGGCGCTCTGGCGAAAAGTGCGCCCTGCCCGACATTCATCGTCCAACCGGACCTTCGGATTCCATTGGCCAAACCGGGCCGCTCTGGCTTCATGTTCGAGGCCCTCGCTGCGGAAACTGAATTCGCCAGCTGA
- a CDS encoding NAD(P)/FAD-dependent oxidoreductase, whose protein sequence is MSAAVTVVGAGPAGLAAAIVLAKGGRDVELHEWHRHVGARFHGDFQGLENWSCDEDTLCELQSWGIDINFLAHPVRTGTGFDARGRRHEISARRPLYYLVERGGSVQSLEYGLLKQAEALGVRVHFGSRVRETEGETILAGGPRKADIIASGYVFETECEDGAYIAFDDRLAPRGYAYLLVHQGRGTIAACLFSGFKRQQEFVERTCDFFREKVGLVMRNEQAFGGYGNLRLPRSAVQGRHPVAGEHAGFQDALAGFGLRYSITSGALAAQSILENRSYEQLWRRLLLPRMKAGIVNRFVFNSIGTTGRHWVTAKLMQASTGERLHKLYAASSLHAMLFPAAERRLRRGLHDPSCDHQDCNCVWCEHGTAF, encoded by the coding sequence ATGAGCGCAGCCGTTACAGTGGTCGGCGCAGGTCCGGCGGGTCTCGCCGCGGCGATCGTGCTCGCCAAAGGCGGAAGGGATGTCGAGCTTCACGAATGGCACCGCCACGTCGGGGCGCGGTTTCACGGCGATTTCCAGGGCCTTGAAAACTGGAGCTGCGACGAGGATACGCTGTGCGAACTCCAAAGCTGGGGGATCGATATCAACTTCCTGGCCCATCCAGTCCGGACAGGCACGGGTTTCGATGCGCGCGGACGGCGGCACGAGATTTCAGCGCGCCGCCCACTCTATTATCTCGTTGAGCGCGGCGGATCGGTGCAAAGCCTCGAGTATGGGCTCCTCAAGCAGGCAGAGGCGCTTGGTGTGCGGGTCCATTTCGGGAGTCGCGTTCGCGAAACCGAGGGAGAAACGATCCTCGCCGGGGGACCGCGCAAAGCCGATATTATCGCCTCGGGATATGTATTCGAAACCGAGTGTGAAGATGGAGCTTACATTGCCTTCGACGACCGTTTGGCACCGCGAGGCTATGCCTATCTCCTCGTCCATCAAGGCCGCGGGACTATCGCAGCGTGTCTTTTTAGCGGCTTCAAACGGCAACAGGAATTTGTCGAGCGAACCTGTGATTTCTTCCGGGAGAAAGTCGGGCTCGTGATGCGTAACGAACAAGCCTTCGGCGGTTATGGAAATCTGCGACTCCCAAGAAGCGCAGTCCAGGGGCGCCATCCGGTTGCGGGCGAGCATGCTGGTTTCCAAGATGCCCTTGCGGGGTTTGGTTTACGCTATTCAATCACTTCGGGCGCGCTCGCTGCACAAAGCATCCTCGAAAATCGAAGCTATGAGCAATTGTGGCGCCGTTTGCTTTTACCGAGAATGAAAGCGGGCATCGTCAATCGTTTTGTCTTCAACAGCATCGGAACGACAGGACGCCATTGGGTGACAGCGAAACTGATGCAAGCCAGTACGGGAGAGAGGCTGCACAAGCTGTATGCGGCATCATCTCTCCACGCTATGCTCTTCCCCGCTGCAGAACGTCGCCTGCGCAGGGGCTTACATGACCCAAGTTGCGACCATCAGGACTGCAATTGCGTGTGGTGCGAACATGGAACGGCGTTCTGA